From the Purpureocillium takamizusanense chromosome 6, complete sequence genome, one window contains:
- the NAS2 gene encoding putative 26S proteasome regulatory subunit (COG:O~EggNog:ENOG503P5F5), translating to MGLPLRMNTLHAPTVPSGPTSAARTNGQAGQLSFAELQRKKDDTEAELKALGAVLDSHGVDMETSLLTRDGFPRADIDVAQIRTTRARIIRLRNDYKDLMANIEKFLHEHFANVDDAEPVPTASSQQAILPDSLPTAAEEVFARVNSVAPGSPAERAGLKAGDEIRVFGYVNKSNHDNLKKVAECVQGNEGGNIFIRVSRTSGVSQREELRLTLTPTSDWGGRGMLGCHILPL from the exons ATGGGACTGCCCCTCAGGATGAACACTCTCCACGCACCCACTGTGCCCTCGGGGCCTACGAGCGCTGCGAGGACAAACGGTCAGGCGGGGCAATTGAGCTTCGCCGAGTTGCAACGCAAGAAGGATGACACGGAGGCAGAGCTGAAGGCCCTCGGCGCAGTGCTTGACTCG CACGGGGTGGACATGGAGACGTCACTGCTCACCAGAGACGGGTTTCCGCGCGCAGATATTGACGTGGCCCAGA TCCGAACCACACGAGCTCGGATCATCCGGCTTCGAAATGACTACAAGGATCTCATGGCAAACATTGAGAAGTTCCTTCACGAGCACTTTGCCAACGTGGATGATGCCGAACCAGTTCCAACTGCCAGCTCACAGCAGGCGATACTACCGGACTCCCTACCAACGGCCGCAGAGGAGGTGTTTGCAAGAGTGAACTCGGTTGCTCCCGGCAGCCCGGCCGAGCGAGCTGGCTTGAAGGCGGGAGATGAGATTCGCGTCTTTGGTTATGTGAACAAATCGAATCACGATAACCTTAAGAAGGTGGCTGAGTGCGTGCAGGGTAACGAAGGG GGCAACATATTCATCAGAGTGTCCCGAACATCAGGCGTGTCGCAACGGGAGGAACTTCGCCTGACGTTGACTCCGACGAGCGACTGGGGTGGCAGAGGCATGTTGGGCTGCCATATCCTCCCGCTGTAG